TTGATTGGTTCATAATACACTGCACTGATACCAAATATCATATTTTCAAATAAAAGCAGTTGCCTTAGTGTGTCATCCACACTACCATATGTGTATTACAAACACTATCAATAAAGAATTTAATTCGGCGACAGCGAACCAGTTCTAAAACAAGTCAGGATCGGGAGAAACACAAAGACTGATCCAAAATGGATTTACATTCAATATTTGACGATGAAGCACAGTTCGTAACGGGGAGAAGTTCCATGATCAGTATTAAAACAGTTCGACAGGGGGAGCGGGTTGCGATCTGGGATTATAAAGGGCGGGTGGAGTATGTCGATGGTCCTCGGCGGTTGATCCTGTTTCGCAAGTCGATTGAACCGTTGCGGCAGTATTGTGCCGGTGCAGACCAGTATCTTTCTATTGAATTTGTCGACGGGCACTGCGAACATCAGCGGGGACCGATCTCGATCTGGTATGACCCGGTTCAGCATTTATCGATTGACGTCATAACTGCGCTGGAACTGGATTCGCACGAAGCGATCGTGGTCTATCGCCGTATCGGAAATGAAGTCCACAGACGCGTGGAACGTGGCCCCATGCTATTCGTTCCCGAGGAAAATGAATGGCTGCATGACTTTCGGTGGCATGGTGCAGACCCGAAAGATCCAGCCCACAAGGTTCCCCGGGCGTTAAACTTTAATAAACTGCGGGTCATTCCAGACCAGACGTACTATCTGGTAGACGAAGTGCGAACTGCCGATGATGCGTTACTGACCGTCAAACTGATGATCTTTTTTGAATTGTCTGACATTGAAAAGATGCTGGATCAGACGCACGATCCCATTGCCGACTTTATCAATGCGGTCACGGCCGACGTCGTCGATTTTACCGGAACGCGTTCCTTCGAAGCGTTCAAGCAGGACACCGAGCAGTTGAACGAACTGGAGTCGTACCAGAATCTGCTGGCACGGGCAGCCCGGATTGGCTACCAGGTCAATAAGGTTGTGTACCGCGGTTACACGGCGGGCGAGACACTGCAGACGATGCACGACAGTGCGATCGAAGCCCGGACACGACTGAAGCTGGATGCGGAGACCGAAATTCAGGCCCAGGAACTGGCCGACGTGCAACTGGCGCGGGAAGCCATCCGGGCCGAAAAACGCCAGGAGATGGAGTCGAAACAAACCGAACACGACATTCACCTGCAGCGATTGCAGCACGACGAGCAGATTCATCAGCAGGCAGAATTACAACTTGCCGACGAAGAGACCAGTCGCCGCGTCAATCAGATCGAGTTGGAACATCAGCGAGCGAAAAATGAAGAACAGGGTCGTTATCTGGCAGCGATGCGCGAAATGCAGATCGACCTGACCCGGTACCTGGTCGCCCAGTACCAGAACCCGGACCGTCTGATTCGCATCAGCGGCGATCATGACGCGAACCTGCATTTGCACGAAGAGAATTAATAAATCTGAAAAGGAACTTTCATGACAATCTATTTTTATTCGACGAAAGATGCTTACGGCGAGTTTTCGAACTTCAAAGCGTATCCTTTCGAATTGAAGGGGAAGACCTGGCGAACCGTGGAGCACTATTTCCAGGCACAGAAATTCGCAGGAACAGAGCACGAAGAAGAATTACGCGAAACTCCCAGCCCGATGGTCGTGGCCCGGAAAGGACGTTCGCGAAAGCGACCACTGCGAACAGACTGGGAAGAAGTAAAAGACCAGATTATGCGAGAAGCAGTATATGCAAAATTTGAGCAACACGCGGAACTTGAAGAAATGTTGTTGAACACAGGAGACAATGAGATCGTGGAACAGACAACGCGCGACTACTACTGGGGCTGCGGCTCAGAAGGCACCGGAAAAAACATGCTGGGAATCATTCTCATGGAAACACGAGAACGTTTGCTAAGCCGCCAAACGGCTGATCCGAAAGAATAGAAACCAGCTGAAAAATACAACACCAGGGAAGAACATTGGGGGGCAGGTCTAGACCTTTTGAGATCAACGCCTTAATTTTCACCAGTCAGAATATCCCTCGCATGGCCCAGGCAGCAGCATTGTGTTTCGTATTGTTCGTCCCTGCTTGCATTGGTGTCGTTGCAGTAATATAAGTCAAGGTAAGTACGTGCGGCGGTGTTGCGTTCCGGAAGCCGCACTCGACCTTTCCTCTCTTTCACAACAAGGACCAACACTATGGCCGCCACCAATGGAATGCTCGACCCGGAAGACACCGTCATGCTGCTGATTGATCATCAGAGTGGTCTGTTCAATACGGTCAGGGATATACCCATTCCCGATCTGCGGAATTATGTGATTGCCCTGGCGAAGACTGCTTCGCTTTTGAAGATCCCGGTCATCACAACCGCCTCCGTGCCAGACGGCCCCAATGGGCCCCTGATTCCGGAAATCGACAAGTACGCTCCCCATGCGCAATATGTTCCGAGAACGGGGCAGATCAATGCGTGGGACAATCCTCCGTTTGTGGAAGCGATCGAACAGACCGGATGAAAGACACTGATCATTGCGGGCACATTAACGAGTGTCTGTATGGCGTTTCCTGCCGTCAGCGCAGTGCAGGCGGGC
The sequence above is a segment of the Gimesia algae genome. Coding sequences within it:
- a CDS encoding flotillin family protein, whose protein sequence is MISIKTVRQGERVAIWDYKGRVEYVDGPRRLILFRKSIEPLRQYCAGADQYLSIEFVDGHCEHQRGPISIWYDPVQHLSIDVITALELDSHEAIVVYRRIGNEVHRRVERGPMLFVPEENEWLHDFRWHGADPKDPAHKVPRALNFNKLRVIPDQTYYLVDEVRTADDALLTVKLMIFFELSDIEKMLDQTHDPIADFINAVTADVVDFTGTRSFEAFKQDTEQLNELESYQNLLARAARIGYQVNKVVYRGYTAGETLQTMHDSAIEARTRLKLDAETEIQAQELADVQLAREAIRAEKRQEMESKQTEHDIHLQRLQHDEQIHQQAELQLADEETSRRVNQIELEHQRAKNEEQGRYLAAMREMQIDLTRYLVAQYQNPDRLIRISGDHDANLHLHEEN
- a CDS encoding NADAR family protein, with translation MTIYFYSTKDAYGEFSNFKAYPFELKGKTWRTVEHYFQAQKFAGTEHEEELRETPSPMVVARKGRSRKRPLRTDWEEVKDQIMREAVYAKFEQHAELEEMLLNTGDNEIVEQTTRDYYWGCGSEGTGKNMLGIILMETRERLLSRQTADPKE